In a genomic window of Plasmodium malariae genome assembly, chromosome: 4:
- the PmUG01_04019000 gene encoding conserved Plasmodium protein, unknown function — protein MAVPKKRRSLSKCRKRRNTIFFDKLVGNWLKRREWFFRNSYQKEILPSEQEPHIFKFPGFWPNKFVHQISSKIKKIVK, from the exons ATGGCTGTGCcgaaaaaaaggagaagtCTTAGCAAGTGCAGAAAAAGAAggaatacaattttttttgataaattagTAGGAAACTGGCTAAAAAGGAGAGAATG GTTTTTCCGGAATTCGTATCAGAAAGAAATTTTACCTTCTGAGCAGGAGCcgcatatatttaaattccCTGGTTTCTGGCCGaacaa ATTTGTTCATCAGATATcgtcaaaaattaaaaaaattgtcaaGTAG
- the PmUG01_04019100 gene encoding conserved Plasmodium protein, unknown function, which yields MNSRNMNRLANFFYKNQRRFLGNTVRGPLPTNVRKNLEYAMDYFHKKAYTYHDFKQQCESLRFFVYFGLVGLLSLDLLVNPLKSSYWDQFLPMNMFRKLCRFFSNKEDNIFRHNGSSSYEEYIKLIS from the exons ATGAACAGTCGCAACATGAACAGActtgcaaattttttttataaaaatcagAGGAGGTTTTTAGGAAACACAGTCAGGGGACCCTTACCAacaaat GTGAGGAAGAACCTCGAATACGCCATGGACTACTTTCACAAAAAAGCGTACACGTATCATGACTTCAAACAGCAGTGTGAATCTCTACGattttttgtttactttGGTTTAGTTGGTTTGCTATCACTTGATCTTTTAGTAAATCCATTAAAATCGTCCTACTGGGATCAGTTTTTACCAATGAACATGTTCAGAAAATTATGTCGCTTTTTTTCAAACAAAgaagataatatttttagacACAACGGAAGTTCTTCGTACGAGGAGTATATAAAGCTGATCAGTTAA
- the SIS1 gene encoding protein SIS1, putative — protein sequence MGKDYYSILGVSKDCTTNDLKKAYRKMAMMWHPDKHKDVKSKKEAEEKFKNIAEAYDVLSDEEKRKIYDTYGEEGLKGSIPTGGNTYVYSGVDPSELFSRIFGSDSNFSFTSAFDEDFSPFTTFVNMTSRKARPNTTTNINSNNYNKPATYEVPLSLTLEELYNGCKKKLKITRKRFMGTKSYEDDNYVTIDVKAGWKDGTKITFYGEGDQVSPMSQPGDLVFNVKTKTHDRFLRDSNHLIYKCPVPLDKALTGFQFIVKSLDNRDINVRVDDIVTPKTRKIVSKEGMPSSKNPSVRGDLIVEFDIVFPKSLTSEKKRIIRETLADTF from the exons ATGGGAAAG GATTACTATTCCATTTTGGGAGTTAGCAAAGACTGTACAACAAATGACCTAAAGAAAGCGTACCGAAAGATGGCCATGATGTGGCATCCAGATAAACATAAAGATGTGAAATCAAAAAAAGAAGCcgaagaaaaatttaaaaatatagctGAGGCATATGATGTTTTATCCGatgaggaaaaaagaaaaatttatgataCATATGGTGAAGAGGGATTAAAGGGTTCTATACCTACAGGAGGAAATACTTATGTTTATAGCGGAGTTGATCCGTCTGAATTGTTCAGTAGAATTTTTGGTTCTGATagtaatttttcatttacttCAGCCTTTGATGAAGatttttccccttttacTACTTTTGTCAATATGACTTCGAGGAAGGCAAGACCTAACACCACCACAA ATATAAACTCGAACAACTACAACAAACCCGCAACGTATGAAGTGCCGCTATCCCTCACGTTAGAAGAGTTATATAATggatgtaaaaaaaaattaaaaataacaagaaAAAGATTTATGGGTACAAAGAGCTATGAAGATGATAACTACGTTACAATTGATGTAAAAGCAGGATGGAAAGATGGTACTAAGATAACATTTTATGGTGAAGGAGATCAAGTTTCACCTATGTCACAACCAGGTGATCTTGTATTTAAtgttaaaacaaaaacacATGATCGATTTTTAAGAGATTCgaatcatttaatttataaatgtcCTGTTCCGCTAGATAAAGCTTTAACAGGATTTCAGTTCATTGTAAAATCGTTAGACAATAGAGATATAAATGTTAGGGTAGATGATATTGTTACACCGAAGACTAGAAAAATTGTATCAAAGGAAGGTATGCCTTCTTCAAAGAATCCAAGTGTAAGAGGCGATTTAATTGTAGAATTTGATATTGTATTTCCAAAAAGTTTAACTAgcgaaaagaaaagaataattagGGAAACGCTAGCTGACAccttttaa
- the PmUG01_04019300 gene encoding conserved Plasmodium protein, unknown function: MILGDYLNILKQKAGKFSYWYRTSSIGHRNFVWLFVGCFCGYVYGKIEYIKKKKGKGIYGDLIYVDEYIVDNKNIRNFEANYNKLNIHSFKNKGYEYTKLFKAINWDNSPLSYLQLRLWRNKDSYDEYIKSKNIMDLFKNVQRECVFHSSDKYETIVDDSIVRLIP; encoded by the coding sequence ATGATTTTGGGGGATTaccttaatattttaaaacagaAGGCAGGTAAGTTTTCCTATTGGTATAGGACGTCAAGTATAGGTCATCGAAATTTTGTGTGGTTATTTGTTGGGTGTTTTTGTGGATATGTATATggaaaaattgaatatataaaaaagaaaaagggtAAGGGTATATATGGGGATCTAATATATGTTGATGAGTACATAGTtgacaataaaaatataagaaattttgAGGCAAActataacaaattaaatattcattCCTTTAAGAATAAAGGGTATGAGTACACAAAACTGTTTAAAGCAATAAATTGGGATAACTCACCATTAAGTTATCTTCAGTTAAGGTTATGGAGAAACAAAGACTCCTATGacgaatatattaaaagtaaaaatattatggacttatttaaaaatgttcaaaGAGAATGCGTTTTTCACTCCTCCGATAAGTACGAAACGATTGTGGACGACTCTATTGTTCGCCTAATTCCGTAG
- the PmUG01_04019400 gene encoding Leu/Phe-tRNA protein transferase, putative, with protein sequence MNTCESLGGGNGVKELNVKKGSDHAKGECNKNEHASNEQVINEQDEQSEKSEGSGRSERSRSSDRSKRSERSRSSDRSKRSERSMINEQNSRGQACEARTKKLLLDDDVNINKIVEKMSKEDPQALTKIYNLMKNNNCLNFYPLLTPYHNIEKIVDILIEENYEHENTWCVHFDASFISQLLYEGFIPVASKQRIYRVENYETIIYKECLLIPKIHYIRSCMHPSEIHISKKARKKCKHFYITVDKDFDGVIEGIVEKHGKNWLYPFVQKEFKKIFEKNIIYKNVQMHSVELWFEDKLVAGEIGNTVGSVYTSLTGFQRKSCAGTIQLCALAKLLEFQNFQLWDLGMLLPYKKEIGSKEIPMKEFFNKHRTFKHQHAEFKVPFKDKLNCSVLIKGIGMDEIAKDDGGSK encoded by the coding sequence atgaatacatGTGAAAGCCTGGGGGGAGGTAATGGGGTGAAGGAGTTGAATGTTAAGAAAGGAAGTGATCATGCTAAAGGAGAGTGCAATAAAAATGAGCATGCCTCAAACGAGCAAGTGATAAATGAACAAGATGAACAGAGCGAGAAGAGCGAAGGGAGTGGAAGAAGCGAAAGAAGTAGAAGTAGTGATAGGAGCAAACGAAGCGAAAGAAGTAGAAGTAGTGATAGGAGCAAACGAAGCGAAAGAAGCATGATAAACGAACAAAATAGTAGGGGCCAGGCCTGCGAGGCGCGGACGAAGAAGCTACTGTTAGACGATGAtgttaacataaataaaatcgTTGAGAAGATGTCAAAGGAGGACCCACAAGCACTAACGAAGATTTacaatttaatgaaaaataataattgtttgAACTTTTACCCATTGTTGACACCATAtcataatatagaaaaaattgtcgatatattaatagaagaaaattatgaacacgAGAACACGTGGTGTGTACATTTTGATGCATCTTTTATTTCTCAGTTGCTCTATGAAGGGTTCATACCTGTAGCTAGTAAACAGAGAATATATAGAgtagaaaattatgaaacgattatatataaagaatgtTTATTAATACCAAAGATACACTACATTAGATCATGTATGCATCCAAGTGAAAtacatatttctaaaaaagcTAGAAAGAAatgtaaacatttttatataactgtAGACAAAGATTTTGATGGAGTTATAGAAGGAATCGTAGAAAAACATGGCAAGAATTGGCTTTACCCATTCGTacaaaaagaatttaaaaaaatttttgaaaaaaatattatttataagaatGTACAGATGCATTCTGTAGAGTTATGGTTTGAAGATAAATTAGTAGCTGGAGAAATTGGCAATACTGTTGGGTCTGTATATACTAGTTTAACTGGTTTTCAAAGGAAAAGCTGTGCTGGCACAATTCAGTTATGTGCATTAGCTAAGTTATTAGAATTCCAAAATTTTCAATTATGGGATCTCGGCATGTTATTaccatataaaaaagaaattggATCAAAAGAAATACCAATGAAAGAATTTTTCAATAAACATAGAACGTTTAAACATCAACATGCAGAGTTCAAGGTGCCTTTTAAGGATAAGCTTAATTGCAGTGTACTTATTAAAGGAATCGGTATGGACGAAATAGCGAAAGATGACGGAGGGTCCAAGTAG
- the PmUG01_04019600 gene encoding SRR1-like protein, putative, translating to MDGWILVQSKHRVREKNCRNRKEGRATDELLNTTLGEREEEEYNDDKKNLKTRKCTYSINRNNRDNIYKEIKKIMSLLEKTEFFENFQKKFNKIYKHEIKIVGAICLGLGSLIDLNLNSKRACMYQLCFILLVKNIYTIDKIFIYDPKITKMEQGVYSILNIQVLSCKGIYKKSNFESDTQTAHVGEEKTFHYTTIKLNKNERMLLFMPHCDICLYGEVLYNIFIYEQLRYANVHFFFNLDNTIFLGNSFDYYKERIFLYKPFGLSSYIIQMLQENEDILNLKINETHSFQLQKNFKYSHFIFYILNFSKQVNFPVYFEQISAFNDLAIVLFCKIPNKPIFWASVYKFLLDQAKI from the coding sequence ATGGATGGATGGATACTTGTGCAAAGCAAACATCGAGTGAGGGAGAAAAATTgtagaaatagaaaagaagGAAGAGCAACAGATGAACTTTTAAATACTACTCTAGGTGAGAGGGAAGAAGAGGAGTATAATGatgataagaaaaatttaaaaacaagaaaatgtacatatagtATAAACAGAAATAACAGGGATAACATTTacaaggaaataaaaaaaattatgagtcttttagaaaaaacagaattttttgaaaatttccagaaaaagtttaataaaatatataaacatgagATAAAAATAGTAGGAGCAATTTGTTTAGGTTTAGGGTCCTTAATAGACCTAAACTTGAATAGCAAAAGAGCATGTATGTACCAgctatgttttatattattagtgaaaaatatttatacgattgataaaatttttatttatgatcCGAAAATTACTAAAATGGAGCAAGGTGTATATAGCATTTTGAATATTCAAGTGCTTTCATGCAAAGGAATATATAAGAAGAGCAATTTCGAATCAGACACTCAAACTGCACATGTAGGAGAGGAAAAAACATTTCATTATACtactataaaattaaataagaacGAAAGGATGCTATTATTTATGCCCCATTGtgatatttgtttatatggtgaagttttatataatatttttatttatgaacagTTAAGATATGCtaatgttcattttttttttaatctggacaatacaatttttttggGAAATAGTTTTGATTATTACAAAGAACgtatctttttatataaaccaTTTGGATTGTCGTCTTACATAATTCAAATGCTGCAGGAGAATGaagatattttaaatttaaaaattaatgagaCCCATTCCTTCCAACTGcaaaagaattttaaatattcccattttattttttatattttaaactttTCAAAACAGGTTAATTTCCCCGTATATTTTGAACAAATTTCAGCTTTTAATGACTTAgctattgtattattttgcaAAATACCAAACAAACCCATCTTTTGGGCAAGTGTTTATAAATTCTTGCTTGATCAGGCAAAAATTTGA
- the SPATR gene encoding secreted protein with altered thrombospondin repeat domain, putative yields the protein MMKNSRFLFFSIFFYLTRNSSLELSWKNTKIISFQNINEKNEENEKKRTRMREMDIIPEIDGDTCVIFSAIEGDPQNCWCPRGYIMCSEEDVLDLQTKLSKIKDKNERSKVTPSWIKRLCDNSKEIGFKSMSVVIDYELAVICKDEHDNKNADFEIIGASGYITNEHVIEEMKKDLTYVPRKCTVNNFYLCRKVENDNVNCQYGPWSNWSACDGKKQRRTRKVLRSNQNNDNFCLWNGKKIPRNIIEETRTCMQK from the exons atgatgaAAAACAGTCGCTTTTTGTTCttctccatttttttttatttgacaCGGAATAGTAGCTTGGAACTCAGTTGGAAAAATACAAAGATAAtttcttttcaaaatattaatgaaaaaaatgaagaaaatgaaaagaaaagaacacGCATGAGAGAAATGGATATTATACCTGAGATTGATGGAGATACATGTGTAATATTTTCAGCTATAGAGGGAGACCCCCAAAA TTGCTGGTGCCCCCGAGGATATATCATGTGTAGTGAAGAAGACGTTCTTGATTTGCAAACAAAactaagtaaaataaaagacaAAAACGAAAGGAGTAAGGTAACTCCATCATGGATTAAAAGGCTTTGTGATAATTCAAAAGAGATAGGTTTTAAAAGTATGTCTGTAGTCATAGATTACGAACTAGCTGTTATTTGCAAAGATGAACATGATAACAAAAATGCGGATTTTGAAATAATCGGAGCGTCTGGTTATATTACAAATGAACATGTTATTGAGGAAATGAAGAAAGATTTAACATATGTCCCTCGTAAATGTactgttaataatttttatttatgtagaAAAGTTGAGAATGACAATGTGAACTGTCAGTATGGTCCCTGGTCGAACTGGAGTGCATGTGATGGTAAAAAACAAAGACGAACGAGGAAAGTTTTACGTTCTAACCAAAACAATGACAATTTTTGTCTAtggaatggaaaaaaaattcctcGTAACATAATTGAAGAAACACGGACGTGCATGCAGAAATAG